The nucleotide sequence CGCTCCTGATGCGCCTTGATGCCTCGCATACGTATTGCGCATCGGCTTTTGGGATCAAAATGCATCGTAGCGCGTCGTGCATTTTAAAATCAAGTTCACATGTATTCTAGTTGTTGTCTTCACTGACCTTAAAGATTGTTTAACCATGTGTTGAATATGTTATCCTAGGATGGCACCGGAAGTTATGCAACAATTGCATGGATACGACTTCAAGTGAGTACTTATTAATATTCACTTGTTCACTGTTATTATACCATATTTATTTAAGTCGTTAAAACATCATCAGTTAAAGAATTATGGTGTATCTACAGAGCAGACATATGGTCGTTTGGAATCACCGCTCTTGAACTTGCGCACGGTCACGCACCATTTTCTAAGTATCCACCGATGAAGGTAACTAGTTCATATCTCTTTTAACGCTTTTAGTTTTTATTTACTAGTTTGGAATAACGTCATTCTATCTCGTTTTCTGCAGGTTTTGCTGATGACTCTGCAAAACGCACCACCCGGTCTCGACTACGAAAGAGACAAAAAATTCTCGAAGGTTCGTATCATCCTACTACAACTAGAATCTAAACAGACTTTGAATGTTGTGAGCTAACTTGCTGCAGCTTTGCAGTCTTTTAAAGAAATGGTTGCCGCTTGCTTAGTGAAAGACCCGAAAAAACGTCCCTCGTCAGAAAAGCTTTTGAAACACCCTTTTTTTAAGAATGCGCGATCAACTGATTATCTGGAACATACTATTCTTGATGGGCTTTTTCCTCTAGCCGATCGCTTTAGGATGCTAAAGGTGTTGTCTTTTATATGATGTGATTACGTATTTTCGTTCTTTTTATTTTGTAAGCTGTTGACATCCTTGGTTATTTAGGAAAAAGAAGCAGAACTTCTTATGCAGAACAAGGAATTATACGGTGAAAAGGAGCACTTATCACAGGTAGAATTTCCGTATTTCTATAGTCATAAGTAGGGCTGCAAacaaccgaacgttcagcgaacagttcgtgaatcgTTCGGACTTCGGTGggaagttcatttgtgttcgttcgtcTAATAAATggacgaacatgaacagaggccgcgttcgttcatttatgttcgtgaacgtttggtaacGTGTTCGTACATGTTCGTTTGTGtacatgttcgtttgtgttcgatagttcattacaGATTTTATTTTCCATATTTAATTTGAATACTTCGAAATTCCAactaataaaatatttaataaatattagTGTATTGTATATTACATACCTTTTAATATATGTTCAAatctgttcatgaacgcttgtttgtgttcgtctatgtgcatttgtgttcatgaacgtttatTTGTGTTCGTTAGCGTTCGTTACCTAAAactaacgaacgaacacgaacacgttcatttccttaatgaatgaacacgaacataaaatctcgttcggtaagtgttcgtgACATCATTATTtctttaacaaacgaacacgaacaatgctttgttcgtgttcgttcggttcgtttgcagccctagacTCATAAGCTTATCATATGAAATTGTTCTGTCTTTGTTGCGTATACAAACAACTGTGCTTGCCCATTCCATCTAAAAATTTCTTATTCTTAGTAATACTCGTCATGTTTTTTGGCAATGTGCAGCAAGAGTATATACGTGGAATTAGTGCCTGGAATTTCAACATTGAGGATTTGAAGAATCAGGCTGCCCTTGTATGTTTTTTGTCGTTCGACTTATCGGGTCTTTTAGAAAATATCTGTGGTGTTACACATTGTTAATTTATTTCCTTTGATGACAGATCCAGGACTACGATGAAATATCAAATGCAGAAGATCTGAACGAAACTTCAAAGAAACAAAACAGACTCGATGATGTTGGTTTACCAGCAGAGAGGTCTTCCCCTGAGGCGTCTGATCATTCAGATTCCGGATCGCACATCGAGGTATCATCTTGGTCAAATTTATGTTGACTTTTCTTGCCTTCAGAGTTCAGATTCTGCATCTGGATTAGTTTGAGGGTTTTAAATTTAATTTATCGTAAATTGCGTAAATATCAATCTTTAATCGTTTCAGGATGCAATCGATGAAATTCCGGATTTGGAGAGTTCATTTGCGGAATTTCCTATAAAGCCTCTTCAAGCACTCAAGTACGATCATATCATCCAAAATTACTGAAATGTTAATACAggggatatttcgatgttttatGCCGAGTTTTATGTTAATACAGGGGATGTTTCGATATTTGTGAAGATGATAGAGATAACGATAATCCATCAGATAACGAACAGCCGAGTGCCATAAAGCCATCAGTAAAAACTGTGGATCAAGAAGCCGAAAGCAACGATGCCGAGCATTTTGGACAAAGAAATTTTTTGCCGAAACCGAAACCCACTACCGATGAGCCTAGAAAGTATTTGAGTGGTTCACTGCTTCCAGATAATAATTCTTCTCCTAAAAAGCTGGTCAGCGATGTTGACAGGTAACCATATCATCTCAGtttcatctttcttttatatataaACATGCAATGACTTTGGCTGTTCATCTGTTGTATGATTGATTATATGAAGAGATCCTCCTCTGCTATCACGATTCAAGACACAACGCAATCATAGTGGTCCGCTGCAGTTCCGTCAAAAGCATAATATGAATCACTCTGCATCCGGTAATGCATCTTTCATCTGCCAATTCCCTTTCTTATATCCCCACAAGTTACCGGTAAATACTAAATACCCTTCCTAATCATCATATGTCTTCTTTTACGTTGTGAAGTGGAAGATCTTTCAGAAGGAGCAGTGGTCCAGCGTAAGGGCCGTTTTAAAGTCTTTTCTGCAGATCATAATCCAAAGGCTTTAGCCTTCAATTCGAGTGGTATTACCAGTCCGCCAGTATCAAGCGTGTCAACTGCTTCAGTTATTCCATATTTGCAATCCCTTTTGCACCATAATAATATGCAACGCGTACGTGTGTGATTATTTCGATTCTATATTATTACCTTACGTTTCCTCTCTGAGCTGACACTTCTCTATGCTGTCCAGGATGAACTACTTAAGTTAATAAAGCTTTCAGAGCAAAGTTCAGGTACGTAATCTGTTTTTTCATCATTCAAGTTCGATGTGTATAATTGTGTCCGTGTAATGACTTGTATAATTCTTATGCAGGCAATGGTATGGAACACGTGGCATCAGGAACCAATGAAAGCTTACAAGTAATGAATtctatttttctaaaaatttcttGAAGATGAAGACTATTTTGTTTAATATCCCTACGCTGCATATAATCGAGGGTATCTGAAATAATTGCCTGATCTTTCAAGTATTTGTAACATGCAGATTCCCGTGAGTTCTCCAAGGGAAAGAGAACTGCAGTCTCAGGTTATTCAGTTACAACAAAGGtacgttaataataataataatatacatatatagtagtcgagttaatagccaaaatggtccttgaggtttgctcacttttgccactttagtccaaaatccaaattttttaaatctgggtccctgaggtttgcattttgttgccatgttagtccaaatttcaaaaaagtcAAATTTTGTCAAATTTTTTACTGAATTTTGTCTTTATCCTCATTTCTCACAAGGGCAAAATTGTCATTCTATATTATTATAAAGCAATTtatattaaagaaaataaaaaaaacccccTTAAAAGCCCCCTGTTTCGATCAAAACCCTCATTCCCCCTTAAAAGCCCCCTGTTTTGGATCGAAACAGGAGGCTTttaaggggtttttttttttattttctttaacaTGAATTGCTTTATAATAATGTAGAATGACAATTTTGCCCTTGTGAGAAATGAGGATAAAGACAAAATTCAGTAAAAAATTTGACAAAATTTgacttttttgaaatttggaccaaaatggcaacaaaatgcaaacctcagggacccagatttaaaaaaaaatggattttggactaaagtggcaaaagtgagcaaacctcaaggaccattttggctattaactctatAGTAGTCTGAAGCTGCATTATTTATAATAAGCTTTCACATATTTATCTAACGCATGGTTTACAATTTCAGCATTGGCAGCGTGGTTGAGCAATTGCGAATAATGAAAACGAGAAATGCACAGGTTTGTCTAAATGTCATCTCTGTGTGCACGTCATAGGTGGGTTGGGttatgggtcaaaacgggtcaaggGTTGGTGGGTTGACCCACCAGCACTTCTTTTGTCTATTTTTTTCCAGTTTCATATGtaaataaaatatgaaaaatatgATTAGAGTGACTATTTTTTGATTCCTTTTGGTTTGGCAGTTGGAAAGAACATTGAGCAATTTTAAAGGAACAGATAGCATTCAAGAATGATTCATAGTTGCATGTTTTTGAGTTTGTGATGGCTCGCCGTCAGTGTGTATGTTACCATTTCTCTAGACAGCAATACATATAGCAGCATCCTTGTACATTATGTATAATTCACATACTTGATATtgaaataattaaa is from Helianthus annuus cultivar XRQ/B chromosome 9, HanXRQr2.0-SUNRISE, whole genome shotgun sequence and encodes:
- the LOC110879291 gene encoding serine/threonine-protein kinase BLUS1, which produces MEEPKKKFPLDAKDYKIYEEIGEGVSASVYRALCVPLNETVAIKVLDLEKCNNDLDGIRREVQTMSLISHPNLLRACCSFTTGQSLWVVTPYMAAGSCLHIMKSSYQEGFEEPVIATLLREVLKALVYLHNHGHIHRDVKAGNILVDYNGTIKLADFGVSACMFDTGDRQRSRNTFVGTPCWMAPEVMQQLHGYDFKADIWSFGITALELAHGHAPFSKYPPMKVLLMTLQNAPPGLDYERDKKFSKSFKEMVAACLVKDPKKRPSSEKLLKHPFFKNARSTDYLEHTILDGLFPLADRFRMLKEKEAELLMQNKELYGEKEHLSQQEYIRGISAWNFNIEDLKNQAALIQDYDEISNAEDLNETSKKQNRLDDVGLPAERSSPEASDHSDSGSHIEDAIDEIPDLESSFAEFPIKPLQALKGCFDICEDDRDNDNPSDNEQPSAIKPSVKTVDQEAESNDAEHFGQRNFLPKPKPTTDEPRKYLSGSLLPDNNSSPKKLVSDVDRDPPLLSRFKTQRNHSGPLQFRQKHNMNHSASVEDLSEGAVVQRKGRFKVFSADHNPKALAFNSSGITSPPVSSVSTASVIPYLQSLLHHNNMQRDELLKLIKLSEQSSGNGMEHVASGTNESLQIPVSSPRERELQSQVIQLQQSIGSVVEQLRIMKTRNAQLERTLSNFKGTDSIQE